From one Spartinivicinus poritis genomic stretch:
- a CDS encoding glycosyltransferase family 4 protein yields the protein MKILITAGYFPPYCPASASRVNKLAKYLVDQGHDVRVLSPKDPRFPETLKAEIPQDQILYTHYTDINGIPARFKKTIRSVFFQKNKATTKEAKQEQSAASLKTTSQSAVVKKESFISWLYRAMTNIPDNSVGWYFHAIKAGKALFKHWCPDIIFATAPPFTTLLVGSRLARIVGVPWVADYRDLWSDHGYYDSGYLRRMVDILLERYMLSNCKGLVTVTESWTDLLKKKRNKPVICVMNGFDPEDFHLDDEKSDEHENLVEEEKITILYAGHLYGQKRDPSLLFEAIGRLEERAKNFKIIFYTENGLDDFNADQKKLVEKYQLEDVIAFNTYIPQKELHKVQQQVDILLLLRWNDPREDSVIAGKLFEYIGANKPILSVGSITGEAADIIRDNDFGCVSCDPDEIGRFLLQKYQEKNSKIPLKLNDKSRNNFKRVEQFSKLEKFLSDISQNRGLPFKSSVNISS from the coding sequence GTGAAAATATTAATTACTGCAGGTTATTTTCCTCCTTATTGTCCAGCATCGGCAAGCCGGGTTAATAAGCTAGCTAAATATTTAGTAGACCAAGGCCATGATGTCAGGGTTTTATCACCTAAAGATCCTCGCTTTCCAGAAACGTTAAAGGCAGAGATCCCCCAAGATCAAATACTTTATACTCACTATACAGATATTAATGGCATACCTGCTCGTTTTAAAAAGACTATACGATCAGTGTTCTTCCAAAAAAATAAGGCAACAACCAAAGAAGCAAAACAAGAACAGTCAGCAGCCTCTTTAAAAACCACATCACAATCAGCTGTAGTCAAAAAGGAGTCTTTTATTAGTTGGCTTTATCGTGCCATGACGAATATTCCAGATAACTCTGTAGGGTGGTATTTCCATGCCATCAAAGCAGGGAAAGCGCTTTTTAAACATTGGTGTCCAGATATTATTTTCGCGACTGCCCCACCGTTTACTACCTTATTAGTTGGATCTCGTCTTGCACGTATAGTGGGTGTACCTTGGGTGGCAGATTATCGTGATCTGTGGTCAGATCATGGTTATTATGATAGCGGTTATTTGCGTAGAATGGTCGACATATTACTTGAGAGGTATATGTTAAGTAACTGTAAAGGCCTTGTTACTGTCACTGAGAGTTGGACTGACCTTTTAAAGAAGAAGAGAAATAAGCCTGTTATTTGTGTGATGAATGGCTTTGATCCAGAGGACTTTCATTTGGATGATGAAAAGTCTGACGAACATGAAAATTTAGTAGAAGAAGAAAAAATTACGATTCTATATGCCGGTCATTTATATGGTCAAAAACGAGACCCTTCTTTATTGTTTGAAGCGATCGGGCGCTTAGAAGAAAGGGCTAAGAATTTTAAGATTATCTTTTACACTGAAAATGGTTTAGATGATTTTAATGCAGACCAGAAGAAGCTTGTTGAAAAGTACCAGCTTGAAGATGTAATAGCATTTAATACCTATATTCCACAAAAAGAGTTACATAAAGTCCAACAACAGGTTGATATTTTACTGCTATTACGCTGGAATGATCCTCGAGAAGATAGTGTAATCGCAGGTAAGCTATTTGAGTATATAGGTGCAAATAAACCTATTCTATCGGTAGGGAGTATCACTGGTGAAGCAGCAGATATTATTAGAGATAATGATTTTGGCTGTGTATCTTGTGATCCAGATGAAATAGGACGCTTTTTGTTACAAAAATATCAGGAAAAAAACAGTAAAATACCTTTAAAGCTAAATGATAAAAGCCGTAATAACTTTAAAAGGGTTGAGCAGTTCTCCAAACTAGAAAAGTTTTTGAGTGATATTTCACAAAACAGGGGTTTGCCTTTTAAAAGTAGTGTAAACATAAGTAGCTAG
- a CDS encoding putative O-glycosylation ligase, exosortase A system-associated, which yields MRDIIVTLIVFGCLPLVFRRPHIGIFLFAWISYMNPHRLGWGFAYNFPFAYIVAIVTIFAFLVSKENKKLPVTPVTVTLILFIIWVNISTLFAIYPEDAFVSYVEVMKVQFFVFLSMILIQSKERIHGLVWVMALSVGFFGIKGGVFSLLTGLSYRVWGPPGSVIEGNNELGVALLMIIPLFVYLYQNSSKKMVKRFLLASIMLCALSVLSTFSRGAFLAFACMLGFLWLKSSHKLPLAIVFIVSLLTITPFLPSHWFERMGSIPVVGKYITNAEEGPEIDDSGLGRLSAWEMAFNLAKSRVTGGSFKIWTPENFAIYSNPERVHDAHSIYFEVMGEQGFIGLFLFLLLFTFAWRTGSWIIRHTKNRPDMLWANQLARMIQVSIIAYATGGAFLGLAYFDLVYHFLCLLVVTQLWVKQQLANPVSDSPPYSVEGVKSTAPERQKWPWEK from the coding sequence ATGCGCGACATTATCGTTACGCTAATTGTTTTTGGATGTTTGCCACTTGTATTTCGCCGACCACATATAGGCATTTTTCTATTTGCCTGGATTAGCTACATGAACCCCCACCGCCTAGGTTGGGGTTTTGCCTATAACTTTCCCTTTGCCTACATTGTAGCCATTGTTACCATATTTGCGTTTCTTGTTTCAAAAGAGAACAAAAAACTCCCTGTTACCCCCGTCACAGTGACATTAATCCTTTTTATTATATGGGTTAACATCAGCACTCTGTTTGCCATATATCCTGAAGATGCCTTCGTCAGTTATGTAGAAGTAATGAAAGTACAGTTTTTTGTATTTTTATCTATGATTTTAATTCAATCCAAAGAGAGAATTCATGGCTTAGTTTGGGTGATGGCCCTCTCAGTTGGTTTTTTCGGCATCAAGGGTGGTGTTTTTTCTCTACTGACTGGATTAAGTTACCGCGTTTGGGGGCCCCCAGGTTCTGTTATAGAGGGTAATAACGAGCTGGGGGTTGCACTTCTGATGATAATCCCCTTGTTTGTCTACCTTTACCAAAACAGCTCCAAGAAAATGGTAAAACGCTTTCTGTTAGCCAGCATAATGTTATGTGCTTTATCAGTTCTCAGTACTTTCTCGCGAGGTGCATTCTTAGCTTTTGCCTGTATGCTTGGCTTTTTATGGCTCAAAAGCAGCCATAAACTTCCCTTGGCCATTGTCTTCATAGTGAGCCTATTAACCATTACACCTTTTTTACCTAGTCACTGGTTTGAACGCATGGGTTCTATTCCAGTGGTAGGTAAATACATTACCAATGCAGAGGAAGGCCCTGAGATTGACGATTCTGGACTTGGCCGTTTAAGCGCCTGGGAAATGGCTTTTAACTTAGCCAAAAGTCGTGTCACAGGAGGCAGTTTTAAAATCTGGACTCCTGAAAACTTTGCTATTTATTCAAACCCTGAACGAGTACATGATGCTCATAGTATTTATTTTGAAGTGATGGGTGAGCAAGGCTTCATAGGACTCTTTTTATTTTTACTACTTTTTACGTTTGCTTGGCGAACAGGCAGTTGGATTATTCGTCATACCAAAAATAGACCCGACATGTTATGGGCAAACCAATTGGCTCGAATGATTCAGGTCAGTATTATTGCTTATGCAACAGGTGGTGCATTTTTAGGACTTGCATACTTCGACTTGGTATATCACTTTCTTTGTCTATTAGTAGTTACACAATTATGGGTTAAACAGCAACTTGCTAACCCCGTTAGTGACAGCCCTCCTTACTCAGTAGAAGGTGTAAAAAGTACTGCTCCCGAACGCCAAAAATGGCCCTGGGAAAAGTGA